From a single Helicoverpa armigera isolate CAAS_96S chromosome 7, ASM3070526v1, whole genome shotgun sequence genomic region:
- the Tasp1 gene encoding threonine aspartase 1: MNGFIAVHCGAGYHSDSLKKEYQKTCFLACRKAAEALQQGGNAVDAVEKAIIELENSPLTNAGYGSNLSWNGSVECDASVMNGQTLHFGACGAVSNVWNPITLAKQLCIKQCDNLSLGRVPPCILTGNGARSWAERMGLQIVDDHKMVSSRAFRNYKHCKRKLKRYSIQNDVKFSPLDTVGAICVDSNGIVASGASSGGVSLKHEGRVGQAASFGSGVWAIMSRDGTKPSVAACTSGCGEHLIRTQLAKNSAESLLESSPVLGLDKCLKENFLESPFLWDVPERLGGTLALKFDSLNGEGELLWGHTTKTMCIGYMSTEIDRPKCIISYLPQKVEPGRKAVVSGQSFKVSMQSCPVFKWEVKAEPSCNGSL; this comes from the exons atgaatggaTTTATAGCTGTCCACTgtg GGGCTGGTTATCATAGTGACTCATTGAAGAAAGAATATCAAAAGACTTGCTTTTTAGCATGTAGAAAAGCGGCCGAAGCTTTGCAGCAGGGTGGCAACGCTGTAGACGCAGTGGAGAAGGCTATTATTg aattaGAGAACAGTCCACTGACAAATGCTGGCTATGGATCAAATTTAAGTTGGAATGGCTCTGTAGAATGTGATGCTTCTGTTATGAATGGCCAAACACTGCATTTTGGTGCTTGTGGAGCTGTATCCAATGTTTGGAATCCTATTACTTTAGCCAAGCAGCTTTGTATTAAGCAATGTGACAATTTATCTCTGGGTAGAGTACCACCTTGTATACTGACTGGAAATGGAGCAAGGTCTTGGGCGGAAAGAATGGGCCTCCAAATTGTAGACGATCACAAAATGGTCTCATCACGTGCATTTCGTAATTACAAACATTGTAAAAGAAAGCTGAAACGTTATTCTATACAAAATGATGTGAAATTCAGCCCTCTAGACACAGTTGGGGCTATATGTGTAGATTCAAATGGTATTGTGGCCTCTGGAGCTAGTTCTGGGGGAGTTTCTCTGAAGCATGAAGGAAGGGTTGGCCAGGCAGCTTCTTTTGGAAGTGGTGTTTGGGCAATCATGAGCAGGGATGGCACAAAGCCTTCAGTTGCCGCCTGTACATCTGGATGTGGAGAACATTTGATCAGAACACAACTAGCTAAAAATTCAGCTGAAAGTTTGCTTGAGTCTTCCCCAGTTTTAGGGCTCGATAAATGTTTGAAGGAAAACTTTTTGGAATCTCCATTTTTGTGGGATGTTCCCGAAAGACTGGGTGGTACCTTAGCCTTAAAATTTGACTCATTGAATGGAGAAGGAGAATTACTTTGGGGACACACTACAAAAACAATGTGCATTGGTTACATGTCAACAGAAATTGATAGACCTAAG TGCATCATATCCTATCTGCCACAAAAAGTTGAACCTGGTCGGAAGGCAGTTGTTTCTGGTCAGTCATTCAAAGTATCAATGCAATCTTGTCCTGTGTTCAAGTGGGAGGTAAAGGCTGAACCCAGCTGTAACGGATCTCTTTAG